In Streptomyces sp. HUAS ZL42, the DNA window ATGGAGCTCTCGGAGTCTGACAGGTTGAGATACCTGGTGACGGAGATACAGAGGGAAAAGAAAGTCGGCCTGCGGTCGGGTATAGCAGTCTTCGAGGATTTGCTTAACTCGATTGAGATCAACGGTGAACCGCAGAGTCGCCTAGCCGGAGAAGTTGATCGGCGAGTCAAAGATCTTCTCTACGAGGCCCAGCAGATTCGGAACACACTTGCTCATCGTGCCGGGATTGCAGATCGAAGACTTTGCGATGCGTGTCCTAGCCTTCAACTAATTCCGGGGCAGCGGGTCCTTCTTGATCTCGACTATATTCAAACTTTTGACGCAGCTGCCAGGGTGTATGTGCTAACTATCGTGAATAGAGTTCTCTCGCTAATTGGAAAATCGCCTCTCGTGAAAGCACCGCCGGGATTTGAAGGGGCGCTCAAGGTGAAATATCCGCCCCCTGTTATGTGATTAGGCTCTCTCGGGGGTGCTGAGGTAAAGGCGGCGGAGCGGCTTTGGGCTGGAGCTGCTTTGGGGCGAGTGATCTTGGCCCCGTAAGCTGATGGCGAGTCGGGCAGTCTGTGGACCTGCCCGTTAAAGCACGACGTTGGGGCCAAGATCTTAGAGGCTCGCCCCAAAGTGGCTGCCTAAAGCCGTGGAGCCGACCGCCCCAGCCACAGAGGGTGTCTCCCCACTTCATGCCCGCAGCCGCCGAGCGCGCCGCCGGGCGCGGCCAGCCGGGGCGAAGACAGACATCCGATGCGGTTGATCAGTCAAGCCGTGTCGGGGAAGGCGGTCTGTTCGTCGTAGGGGATGTGGTGGGTGAGGCAGTGGTGGAGGCAGCCGAGTAGGCGGTTGAAGAGGTTGCGTTGGGCTGCGACGTGTCGTTCTTCGGCCGCTCGGCGGCGGTCGTAGTGGGCTCGGGCTCCGGTGGATGCGGTGAGGGCGGCGAAGGCCCAGATGTAGCCGGCTGAGGCGAGGCGCTGGTTCTTGATGTGGCGGGCCAGGACGGTGGTCTTGCGTCCGGAGGATCTGGTGATGGGGGCTGATCCGGCGTAGGCCTTAAGTGCGCGGGCGGTGGGGAAACGGGTGTGGTCGTCGCCGAGTTCGGCCAGGATGCGGGCGCCGGTGAGGGCGCCGAGGCCGGGGAAGCTGGTGATGATTTCGGCGTCTGGGTGGGTGGTGAAGGCGGCTGTGGTGGCGGCTTCGAGCTCGTCGGCGCTGGTGCAGGCGGCGTCGAACTGCCGCAGCAGAGCAAGGGCTTTGGTGCCCATGGCCTGCTCGACCAGGGGCGGTTGCTGCATCTGGGGTTCGCGCAGCAAGGTGTGGAGGCGTTCGACTTCGCCGGTGATCTCGCGTTGGCGGCCGGCCTTTTTGAGGATGGCTCGCAGTTGGGGGCGGGTGAGCTGGGCGGCCTGGGTGGGCGTGGGGGCCGCGGCGAGCAGGGTGCGGGTGACGGGTGAGGCGAGGCCTTCGCGGAAGTGCTTGAAGACGGTGAGGAAGCCGGGGAAGTACTGGCGCAGGTGGGAGCGGAGGCGGTTGCCGGTCTGGACGCGGTCCCAGACGGCGTCCTGCTGGGCTCGGGCCAGGACGGCGACGGCCTGGGCAAGGTGGCTGTCTGCGGGCAGAGGGCGGTGTTCTGCGGGGTCGGTGCGCAGGATGTGGGCCAGGACCTTGGCGTCGAGGTGGTCGGACTTCTTGCGGCTGAGGGCGTAGCGGTCGCGGTAGCGGGCGGCGGTGAGCGGGTTGATCACGTAGATGGGTCTGCTGGTGGTGCGTAAGCAGGCGACCAGGAGGCCGTGAGAGGTCTCGATGGCGACGGGGATCGGGTTGTCTGGGCTGTCGCCGTGTTGGGCCAGCAGCTGAAGGAGCTGGCTCAGGCCGGCTGGGGTGTCGTCGATGCGGAGCTTGTCCAGGAGGGTGCCGGCCTCGTCGAGCAGTGCGATGTCGTGGTGGTCGGTGGCCCAGTCGATGCCGCAGAACACGCTGGTCATAGGGGTGTCCTTGGGTGGGTGCCGGTGGTGTGGTGGTCGCCGTGGCGGGGTTGCGCGTCTCCCTAATGGCAGGGCTCACGGGCCCGTCATCCGATTAGCCGTTCGCAATCCCAGCGGCCGTCAGGGGTCTCGGTCAGCTGCGGAACTGGGGCGTTCGCCGAGCGGTGAGAGGTGTTCCCTGGCGGCGGCTTGGACCACGAGAGCCAACGATGCCGCTGCTTGTGTGCGAGCGGGGGTGGCGGTGCCGGTCCGCGCGGGACGAAGGCATGAGCGCGGACCGGCCCCGCCACCCCCGCGATGCTGCACATGGGCGAGCAGGCACGTGGGGGCCGACTCTGTCTTGAGAGGTCAGGCCTCAGGAGCGATTACGGATCACCACATACAGACCCGCCCAAGACGCTCGGCATGAGAAGCCCATCGTCTTACCGCGCCATTAGGAGGCAGGCCGCGCCGCTGAGGCGGCGCGCGCCCGCGCCGTGCGCGGGCCTTGATGATGTAGGGAAACTCCCACCGCGCTGGGCTTCGGGCTTCGGCTCCCTAGATGACAGCACTTCGCTCGGCCAAGTTGCGCAGCGACTCGGGGATGCGAGGGTCCGAGAGCTGGATCAAGTCGCGGATGACCTCACGGGCCAGGTGGTGGTCGTGGATCTGCTCGGGCGCCAGGGATTCGGCCTCCATGAGTGCGGCTGTGGCCTCGCCGACGTGTCGCCGCTGCGCGTGCGCCCGCGCCACGTCAAGCAGGAAACGTGACTGCCGCTCGGGTGAAAGACCCGATGCGTCAACTTGCTGGGCCACCTCTAGGGCAAGCCCCGCGTCCCCCAACTCCACCGCCGTACTCACGGCGTGGATCTCGACGTTCGTCGGCCCGAACTCCGTGTCGAAGTCGTTGCGGTCCCCGCCCAACCGCGCCGCGATTCCGCGCGCTCGGTCGATGTGCTCGTGGGTCCGCCCTCGGTTGCCCTCCCTCGCGTTGATCACCGCAAGGACGAGGTTCATGGCGCCGAAGAGTGACAGTTCCTCCGGCGGGCATGTCGGGGCCTCTGTCCTCGGACCCATAACGGCCGCCGCGGATTGCGCTGCCTGCTCGGCCTGGTCCATGTGCTGTTGCCGCATGAAAGCGTGCGCCATGCGGAACAGACTCGCGACCACTTCCAACGGCTGCCCTGCAAGTTCGGCCGCCTGGAGTGCTCGGTCGGCCGCGACCCACGCCGCATCCGCCTGGTCCTGCCGCGTAAAGCTTGCCGCGGCCACTTGGTACGCCTTGGCGCGCAGGGCATGGAGTTCTGTGCGCTCGCCTGCTGGCGCGTGGCGTACTGCGGCCTCGATGCTCGGGAGCAG includes these proteins:
- a CDS encoding IS110 family transposase produces the protein MTSVFCGIDWATDHHDIALLDEAGTLLDKLRIDDTPAGLSQLLQLLAQHGDSPDNPIPVAIETSHGLLVACLRTTSRPIYVINPLTAARYRDRYALSRKKSDHLDAKVLAHILRTDPAEHRPLPADSHLAQAVAVLARAQQDAVWDRVQTGNRLRSHLRQYFPGFLTVFKHFREGLASPVTRTLLAAAPTPTQAAQLTRPQLRAILKKAGRQREITGEVERLHTLLREPQMQQPPLVEQAMGTKALALLRQFDAACTSADELEAATTAAFTTHPDAEIITSFPGLGALTGARILAELGDDHTRFPTARALKAYAGSAPITRSSGRKTTVLARHIKNQRLASAGYIWAFAALTASTGARAHYDRRRAAEERHVAAQRNLFNRLLGCLHHCLTHHIPYDEQTAFPDTA
- a CDS encoding helix-turn-helix domain-containing protein produces the protein MTASDTKTIGQRVKELRRAAGMSQSDLAAAMGRSESWVSQVERGVQPVERLSVLQALADALNVPVRDLRSDAAAPVEEAEPEEQAKSNDLDGLRVALTGHPALGSLFQQPPAEPTPSLADFRQQVDEAWTLVHASSYAALSDHLAKLLPSIEAAVRHAPAGERTELHALRAKAYQVAAASFTRQDQADAAWVAADRALQAAELAGQPLEVVASLFRMAHAFMRQQHMDQAEQAAQSAAAVMGPRTEAPTCPPEELSLFGAMNLVLAVINAREGNRGRTHEHIDRARGIAARLGGDRNDFDTEFGPTNVEIHAVSTAVELGDAGLALEVAQQVDASGLSPERQSRFLLDVARAHAQRRHVGEATAALMEAESLAPEQIHDHHLAREVIRDLIQLSDPRIPESLRNLAERSAVI